Proteins encoded by one window of Panicum virgatum strain AP13 chromosome 7N, P.virgatum_v5, whole genome shotgun sequence:
- the LOC120682080 gene encoding uncharacterized protein LOC120682080, whose amino-acid sequence MNLQAEHLNLKEATVTCIPRLRGGGGRRSRRGVAATQQVSMLDRVRDVVLRLAMLSAASTATTTAKGAPGTLRRTATAAATATPSRAAARVSPAASVAYTDSYRSEAVDDCIEFLKRSAAGGGGAPATAVVEASTAASPLHATAACAL is encoded by the coding sequence ATGAACCTACAGGCCGAGCACCTCAACCTGAAGGAGGCGACGGTCACCTGCATCCCgaggctgcgcggcggcggcggccggcgatccCGCCGGGGAGTCGCTGCCACGCAGCAGGTGTCCATGCTGGACCGCGTCCGGGACGTCGTGCTGCGGCTTGCGATGTTGTCGGCCGCGTCAACGGCGACAACGACGGCCAAGGGCGCCCCGGGAACCCTGCGGCGgacggcgacagcggcggcgacggcgacgccttcCAGAGCGGCCGCGCGCGTGAGCCCAGCGGCGTCCGTGGCGTACACGGACTCGTACCGGAGCGAGGCGGTGGACGACTGCATCGAGTTCCTGAAGcggtcggcggccggcggcggcggcgccccggccaCCGCCGTGGTGGAAGCGAGCACGGCGGCGTCACCTTTGCATGCGACTGCAGCATGTGCCCTGTGA
- the LOC120682066 gene encoding uncharacterized protein LOC120682066, translated as MALSTLLLPSSSSASTASKAAAGDHSDSRRRDHHHGSKRKKKPPPSPQPSLSSAPRTPPGARSQRGMAVAASSMKSPKVAAAAKNRPQYQQHRAQSTKKATASSSSSSSSSWEQVKSLLSCRSATAAARVHDPAAPSALARLRGSSAGACGASLCAMRDVVDAASSAASSAAASASASRDTAPLNNRRRAHRAGSSSSSAAGAGGSSSSHHSSLRGLSGCYECRAINVEPMSRRYPRPRELCACPQCGEVFTKADSLENHQAIRHAVSELGPEDSGRNIVEIIFKSSWQKRDRPICHIDRILKVHNAPRTVARFEAYRDAVRSRCRAAAARAAADGNELLRFHSAPLACALGLSGATSLCAAADSSSRSSTTDTASSSSAAGAGPSAAAACCGVCTAIRHGFAPWVGAHPLGVRTTASSGRAHDCGAASSSSVQADSGGCRAMLVCRVIAGRVRRDGDAACTSAAGEEGPFDSVAGEDAASSSVYGNLEELFVANPRAILPCFVVIYRVLES; from the exons ATGGCTCTCTCCACTCTCctgctcccctcctcctcctcggcctccacggccagcaaggccgccgccggcgaccactcCGACAGCCGGCGTCGTGACCACCACCACGGCAGCAAGCGCAAGAagaagccgccgccgtcaccacaACCGTCGCTCTCGTCGGCGCCAAGAACCCCGCCAGGCGCACGAAGCCAGCGCGGCATGGCCGTGGCTGCGTCGTCCATGAAGAGCCCCAAGGTCGCCGCGGCGGCCAAGAACCGCCCGCAGTACCAGCAGCACCGAGCCCAGTCGACGAAGAAGGCAACGGCGTCCTCTtcatcctcgtcctcgtcgtcaTGGGAGCAGGTGAAGAGCCTGCTGAGCTGCCGGagcgcaacggcggcggcgcgcgtgcacGACCCGGCCGCGCCCTCGGCGCTGGCGCGGCTCCGCGGCAGCAGCGCGGGGGCCTGCGGCGCCTCGCTCTGCGCCATGCGCGACGTGGtcgacgccgcctcctccgccgcgtcgtccgccgccgcctccgcctccgcctcccgcgACACCGCCCCGCTGAacaaccgccgccgcgcgcaccgcgctggctcgtcgtcgtcctccgctgccggcgccggcggcagcagcagcagccaccacTCCTCCCTTCGCGGCCTCTCCGGCTGCTACGAGTGCCGCGCCATCAACGTCGAGCCCATGTCGAG GCGGTACCCGAGGCCGAGGGAGCTGTGCGCCTGCCCGCAGTGCGGCGAGGTGTTCACCAAGGCCGACAGCTTGGAGAATCACCAGGCCATTCGCCATGCAG TGTCGGAGCTCGGACCCGAGGACTCCGGCCGCAACATCGTGGAGATCATCTTCAAGTCGAGCTGGCAGAAGAGGGACCGCCCCATCTGCCACATCGACCGCATCCTCAAGGTGCACAACGCGCCGCGCACCGTGGCAAGGTTCGAGGCCTACCGCGACGCCGTGCGCTcccgctgccgcgccgccgccgcgcgggccgccgccgacggcaaCGAGCTGCTCAGGTTCCACTCCGCGCCGCTCGCGTGCGCGCTCGGGCTCAGCGGCGCCACctccctctgcgccgccgccgactcgtCGAGCCGGAGTAGCACGACCGACacggcgtcgtcgtcctcggcggCAGGTGCAGgtccttccgccgccgccgcgtgctgcGGCGTGTGCACGGCCATCCGGCACGGGTTCGCGCCGTGGGTGGGCGCGCACCCGCTCGGCGTGCGCACCACGGCCAGCAGTGGCCGCGCGCACGACTGCggcgcggcgtcgtcgtcgtccgtgcAGGCTGACAGCGGTGGCTGCCGCGCCATGCTGGTGTGCCGCGTCATCGCCGGCCGCGtccgccgcgacggcgacgccgcctGCAcgtccgccgccggggaggagggcCCCTTCGACTCGGTGGCCGGCGAGGACGCGGCCAGCAGCAGCGTGTACGGCAACCTCGAGGAGCTCTTCGTGGCCAACCCCAGGGCCATCCTGCCGTGCTTCGTCGTCATCTACCGTGTGCTTGAATCTTAA
- the LOC120682076 gene encoding G patch domain-containing protein 8-like: MESNKQCWKAAQEGQGGGAGQVDLDHEDDLEEFRLPMSHRPTENLDTEGLEQASVHTQLTASNVGFRLLQKMGWKTGKGLGKNEQGILEPIRADIRDAKLGVGKQEEDDFFTSEENVQRKKLNIELEETEEHIKKREVIAEREHKIRTEVKEIQKVFFCSLCNKQYKLAHEFESHLSSYDHNHRKRFKEMREMQSSSGSRDDRQKREQQREEKELAKIAQLADAHRKQQQQKQENSEAPAESAAPKNIAGPSNQDQRRTLKFGFSKMAPSKAPVGNASKKPKVATKVSSVFGNDSDEDS; this comes from the exons ATG GAGAGCAACAAGCAGTGCTGGAAGGCCGCCCAGgaggggcagggcggcggcgccgggcaagtggatctggatcaCGAGGACGACCTCGAGGAGTTCCGGCTGCCGATGAGCCACCGGCCGACCGAGAACCTCGACACGGAGGGGCTCGAGCAGGCCTCCGTCCACACGCAGCTCACCGCCTCCAACGTCGGCTTCCGGCTGCTCCAGAAGATGGGCTGGAAGACCGGCAAGGGGCTCGGCAAGAACGAGCAAG GTATACTAGAGCCAATAAGAGCCGACATCAGAGATGCAAAATTAGGTGTTGGGAAGCAAGAGGAAGATGACTTCTTCACATCTGAAGAGAATGTACAAAGAAAGAAATTGAACATTGAACTTGAGGAGACTGAGGAACATATAAAGAAGCGTGAG GTCATAGCAGAGCGTGAGCACAAAATCCGCACTGAAGTCAAGGAGATACAGAAGGTGTTCTTTTGCAGCCTCTGCAATAAGCAATACAAGCTGGCTCATGAATTTGAGAGTCACTTGAGCTCATATGACCACAATCATAGGAAG AGGTTTAAAGAAATGAGAGAAATGCAGAGCAGCAGTGGTAGCCGTGATGACAGGCAGAAACGTGAACAACAACGGGAAGAGAAGGAACTAGCAAAAATCGCACAACT GGCAGATGCTCATAggaaacagcagcagcagaagcaagaAAATTCAGAGGCCCCAGCAGAGAGTGCTGCACCAAAAAATATTGCAGGCCCTAGCAATCAGGATCAGCGGCGAACATTGAAGTTTGGATTTTCCAAAATGGCTCCTTCCAAG GCTCCAGTTGGCAATGCCAGCAAGAAACCAAAGGTGGCTACAAAAGTTTCTTCAGTCTTCGGCAACGATAGTGATGAGGACTCGTGA